The following coding sequences are from one Gossypium hirsutum isolate 1008001.06 chromosome A12, Gossypium_hirsutum_v2.1, whole genome shotgun sequence window:
- the LOC107924231 gene encoding cysteine desulfurase, mitochondrial: MASKLLRQTLTKTNRTAAIRCFFTAASVASPSEYEYPTGITMKGVKISGRPLYLDMQATTPVDPRVLDSMLPFYLSRYGNPHSRTHLYGWESETAVETARAQVAALIGASPKEVVFTSGATESNNISIKGVMHFYKDKKRHIITTQTEHKCVLDSCRHLQQEGFEVTYLPVGSDGLIDLDTLGKEIRPDTGLVSVMAVNNEIGVVQPVEEIGKICKEFNVPFHTDAAQALGKIKVDVEKWNVSLMSLSGHKIYGPKGVGALYLRRRPRIRVEPQMNGGGQERGIRSGTVPTPLVVGMGAACELAMKEMEYDENRIKGLQERLLNGIREKIDGVLVNGSMDRRYVGNLNLSFAYVEGESLLMGLKEVAVSSGSACTSASLEPSYVLRALGVDEDMAHTSIRFGIGRFTTEEEIDRAVELTVKQVEKLREMSPLYEMVKEGIDIKQIQWAQH; the protein is encoded by the coding sequence ATGGCCTCAAAGCTTCTTCGTCAAACCCTAACCAAAACCAACAGAACCGCCGCTATACGCTGCTTCTTCACCGCGGCTTCTGTCGCTTCCCCTTCCGAGTATGAGTACCCAACAGGAATCACCATGAAAGGTGTGAAAATTTCGGGTCGTCCGCTTTACCTCGACATGCAAGCGACTACCCCCGTGGATCCTAGGGTTTTAGATTCGATGCTTCCTTTTTACCTCTCTCGTTACGGGAACCCTCACTCCCGTACTCACCTCTATGGTTGGGAATCTGAAACCGCCGTCGAAACAGCCCGCGCACAAGTCGCGGCACTCATCGGGGCTTCCCCGAAAGAAGTCGTCTTCACCTCCGGCGCCACCGAATCGAACAACATCTCAATCAAAGGCGTTATGCATTTCTACAAAGACAAGAAGCGCCACATCATCACGACTCAAACAGAGCACAAATGTGTTTTAGATTCTTGTCGGCATCTTCAACAGGAAGGTTTTGAGGTGACTTATTTGCCTGTCGGGTCGGATGGGCTTATTGATTTGGATACGTTAGGGAAAGAAATCCGGCCCGATACCGGGTTAGTTTCTGTTATGGCTGTTAATAACGAAATTGGTGTGGTTCAACCGGTTGAAGAAATCGGTAAAATTTGTAAAGAATTTAATGTCCCTTTTCATACTGACGCTGCACAAGCTTTAGGGAAGATTAAGGTTGATGTAGAGAAATGGAACGTTAGTTTAATGAGTTTAAGTGGGCATAAAATTTATGGTCCTAAAGGAGTTGGGGCTTTGTATTTGAGAAGGCGGCCTCGGATTAGAGTTGAGCCACAAATGAATGGAGGTGGGCAAGAGAGAGGGATAAGGAGTGGGACTGTGCCTACTCCGCTTGTTGTTGGGATGGGAGCTGCGTGTGAGTTGGCGATGAAGGAAATGGAGTATGATGAGAATAGAATTAAAGGGTTGCAAGAGAGGTTATTGAATGGGATTAGAGAGAAGATTGATGGGGTGTTGGTGAATGGGAGTATGGATAGGAGGTATGTTGGGAACTTGAACTTGTCCTTCGCGTATGTCGAAGGGGAGAGTTTGTTGATGGGATTGAAAGAAGTGGCAGTGTCTAGTGGGAGTGCTTGTACTAGTGCTAGTTTGGAGCCGTCATATGTGCTGAGAGCCTTGGGTGTGGATGAGGATATGGCACATACTTCGATTAGGTTTGGGATTGGAAGGTTTACTACTGAGGAAGAGATAGATAGGGCAGTTGAGCTTACTGTGAAACAGGTTGAGAAATTGAGGGAAATGAGTCCACTTTATGAGATGGTGAAGGAAGGTATTGATATTAAGCAGATTCAATGGGCGCAGCATTGA